A window from Flavobacterium sp. 83 encodes these proteins:
- a CDS encoding glycoside hydrolase family 130 protein has product MRVPVMRKNIIFTPDTRRVVARYFMNGDQRTQQMVSRIMMLDEKQVIDTLEHTLREFARRHRNISRIFFAHCEKIKGIIEGMQINYDRLSDERKMLIGSYCTMEYAIESAAFFNPSIVEDFDQSDLEKGEKRVIISFRATGEGHISSIVFRRGILDKNNDLHVMKIGNNIDKAEIVHKSLYNKERFLMKLAEMHTSDKYSTRIMQDLPDEFEYAALKNVVNKALSDPMIRQERRTALEEVMWLTDSFYDLQFKHDSDITERVIFPISDSESRGIEDARFVRFVDDDQSDRVMATYTAYNGHVILPKLISTEDFYTFRVMPLYGAGAQNKNLALFPRKIKGKYAMLSRIDGVNNYLMYSDRATQWNNPVILQEPRYTWEFTQIGNCGSPLWTKEGWLVITHGVGAMRRYCIGASLFDLDDPSKEIGRLKEPLLSPLEDEREGYVPNVVYSCGSIIHNNSLILPYAVSDYSSTYGVVDLAELIEALKKSK; this is encoded by the coding sequence ATGCGAGTACCTGTAATGCGAAAAAATATAATATTCACACCTGATACCAGGAGAGTTGTTGCCCGATATTTTATGAATGGCGATCAAAGAACCCAACAAATGGTGAGTCGCATAATGATGTTGGATGAAAAACAAGTTATAGATACACTAGAGCATACACTTCGGGAATTTGCCAGACGTCATCGAAATATTTCACGCATATTCTTCGCCCATTGCGAAAAAATTAAAGGAATAATTGAAGGAATGCAAATCAACTATGACAGGCTTTCTGATGAACGAAAAATGCTCATTGGTTCTTACTGTACAATGGAGTATGCTATAGAATCTGCCGCTTTTTTCAATCCTTCAATAGTAGAAGATTTTGATCAATCAGACCTCGAAAAAGGAGAAAAACGGGTCATTATTTCTTTCCGGGCCACTGGTGAGGGACATATATCCTCTATTGTTTTTAGAAGGGGAATCCTGGATAAAAACAATGATCTCCATGTAATGAAAATTGGGAATAACATTGATAAGGCCGAAATTGTTCACAAATCATTATACAACAAAGAACGTTTTTTGATGAAATTGGCAGAGATGCATACTTCAGATAAATACTCAACCCGCATTATGCAAGACCTACCGGATGAATTTGAGTATGCTGCATTAAAAAATGTGGTAAATAAAGCATTAAGCGATCCAATGATTCGTCAGGAAAGAAGAACAGCACTCGAAGAAGTAATGTGGTTGACAGATTCGTTTTATGATTTACAATTCAAACACGATTCCGATATCACGGAGCGTGTTATTTTTCCGATATCTGATTCTGAAAGTCGTGGTATCGAAGACGCACGTTTTGTGCGCTTTGTGGATGATGACCAATCAGATAGAGTAATGGCAACTTATACTGCTTATAATGGTCATGTCATTCTTCCAAAACTTATTTCTACTGAAGATTTTTACACGTTTCGTGTAATGCCTTTATACGGAGCGGGTGCTCAAAATAAAAATCTGGCATTATTCCCTAGAAAAATAAAGGGCAAGTACGCTATGCTATCCAGAATTGATGGTGTAAACAATTACCTGATGTATTCTGACAGAGCTACGCAATGGAATAATCCTGTTATCCTCCAAGAACCTCGTTACACTTGGGAATTTACACAAATTGGAAATTGTGGATCACCACTGTGGACTAAAGAAGGCTGGTTGGTTATTACTCATGGTGTCGGAGCTATGAGAAGATATTGCATAGGCGCATCACTGTTTGATCTTGACGATCCTTCTAAAGAAATTGGTAGACTAAAAGAACCCCTACTCTCACCCCTGGAAGATGAACGAGAAGGATATGTCCCTAATGTAGTCTATTCCTGCGGTTCTATTATTCACAATAACAGCCTTATATTGCCGTATGCCGTATCAGATTATTCATCGACTTACGGTGTGGTCGATTTGGCTGAATTAATCGAGGCCTTGAAGAAAAGTAAATAA